The sequence below is a genomic window from Streptosporangium lutulentum.
GCACGTAGCCTGAGGCCATGTATCGCGAGTGGGCGCCGGTCCCGAAGCTGGCCGGACGGGTGGTCTGTGTCTGGACGCAGGAGGCCACCTCGGCCGGAACGCAGCCGGTCGTGCCCGACGGTTGCGTCGATCTGATCTGGGGTCCGGAGGGGCCGCAGGTCGCGGGACCGGACACCGGGCCGATGCCCGTCCTGATGTCCCCCGGTGACCGCTACGCGGGGGTCCGGTTCCGCCCGGGCAAGGTGGGTGAGGTGTTCGGTGTTCCGGTCGACGCCCTGCGTGACCTGCGGGTGCCGTTGTCCGAGCTGGACGTGCTGACCGAGCTGACGACCGAGACCCTCCTGGAGACGTCGGCCGTGCGGCCGGATCGGGCCGGGGACACCCGGCAGGCCCCGGCCATGACGCCGGAGTCGATCGTCGGAGCCATGCAGCGGGCGCTGGCCGTACGGATGCGCGCGACGCCCGAGCCCGATCCCGCCGCCGCGGCGATCGCGGCGGCGTTGCGGACGGGACGGAGCGTCGGGGAGGTGGCCTGGGAGCTGGGTCTCGGCGAGCGGCAGCTCCACCGCCGGTCGCTGCGCTCCTTCGGATACGGCCCCAAGATGCTGCAGCGGGTGGTCAGGTTCCAGCGGGCGCTGAGGCTGGCCAGGCTCGGCGTCACACCGGCCGAGGTGGCGGTGGCCAGTGGATACGCCGACCAGGCGCACCTGGCCAACGAGGTCCGGCGGCTGGCGGGCATGTCCCTGAGCCGGTTGGTCGGCCGGCCGTAGACGCCTGGGCGCACCGGCAGGCGTGCGCCTTCGGTCCGGGAACACAGGCGTCCGGCGGCAGGACGCGAACTCCTTCACCGGCCGCCCCGCCCCGTACGGGGTCGCGTCAGTCGTCCGATCGACCGGGGGCCGTGGGCAGCCGGGTCAGCTCGATGCCGAAGTGGTCACGGTAGGCGGCGAACGTCGCCTCGTCGGTGTCCAGGTGCCGCTCGCGGCGGTCGTCCCCCACGGTCTCGACGAGCGACCTGTCGCTCAGCGTGACGCGCCCCCGCTCGGTGAGCAGCGAGCACACGAGCGAGCGGGTGAAGTGCGAACGGGGTGAGGTCTGGTGCCACCAGCAGGTCGGCACGAAGTCCGCCGGCACGCGTGGCCGCTGCTCGAGCCGGTATTCGAGCGCGCCGTCCTTCAGCACGTCGAGATCGCCCTCCGCCGTCTCGACGACGCGGAAGGTTCCACCGGGGTCGGCCTGGTCGGTGCGGAGGTCGAGGCGGAGGGGATGGTGGCTGAACGCGCCGAAGCCGACGTCGACGAGCCAGAGACCGGTGTCCGGGCCGTTCACCCGCAGCGCGACATGGGCGAAGGGCGGGCCGAGCGAACCGTCACGGCCGGCCACCTGGGCGGACAGCATGGTCACCTGGTATCCCAGCGAGCGGAGCAGTACGGCGAACGCGCCGTTGAGCTCGTAACAGAAGCCACCGCGGCGCCTGTCCACCACCTTCTCGACCAGGGCCTGGTCGTCGAGCACGACGGGTTCGCCGAGATGGATGCTCAGGTTCTCGAAAGGCACC
It includes:
- a CDS encoding helix-turn-helix transcriptional regulator encodes the protein MYREWAPVPKLAGRVVCVWTQEATSAGTQPVVPDGCVDLIWGPEGPQVAGPDTGPMPVLMSPGDRYAGVRFRPGKVGEVFGVPVDALRDLRVPLSELDVLTELTTETLLETSAVRPDRAGDTRQAPAMTPESIVGAMQRALAVRMRATPEPDPAAAAIAAALRTGRSVGEVAWELGLGERQLHRRSLRSFGYGPKMLQRVVRFQRALRLARLGVTPAEVAVASGYADQAHLANEVRRLAGMSLSRLVGRP
- a CDS encoding arylamine N-acetyltransferase family protein, encoding MDGYLKRIGASRPTRPDAESLRELQLLHLLAVPFENLSIHLGEPVVLDDQALVEKVVDRRRGGFCYELNGAFAVLLRSLGYQVTMLSAQVAGRDGSLGPPFAHVALRVNGPDTGLWLVDVGFGAFSHHPLRLDLRTDQADPGGTFRVVETAEGDLDVLKDGALEYRLEQRPRVPADFVPTCWWHQTSPRSHFTRSLVCSLLTERGRVTLSDRSLVETVGDDRRERHLDTDEATFAAYRDHFGIELTRLPTAPGRSDD